The Hymenobacter baengnokdamensis genome includes a region encoding these proteins:
- a CDS encoding master DNA invertase Mpi family serine-type recombinase, with amino-acid sequence MIFAYIRVSTDKQTNENQRFELNGFAKKRGWKIETWVEETISALKKLEHRKLGELLKKLRAGDILLVSEISRLGRNLMQIMSILNQLLERDIQVFTAKEGYELGNNISSKILAFAFGLSAEIERNLISQRTKEALARKKAEGVVLGRPKGSKSSRHKLSGKDDKIKQLLLDGISISGIGRITKTHRLTVAAHIMNTPELLKIRPLGSELKAALRSVA; translated from the coding sequence ATGATTTTTGCTTATATCCGCGTTAGCACTGACAAGCAAACTAACGAGAATCAGCGGTTTGAACTGAATGGCTTCGCTAAAAAGCGCGGTTGGAAAATAGAAACCTGGGTGGAGGAAACCATTAGCGCACTCAAAAAGCTGGAGCATCGCAAGCTTGGTGAACTGCTAAAGAAGCTGCGTGCTGGAGACATTCTGCTAGTGTCAGAAATATCGCGATTAGGTCGCAACCTGATGCAGATTATGAGTATTCTGAACCAGCTTTTGGAGCGTGATATTCAGGTGTTCACAGCTAAGGAAGGCTATGAACTGGGCAACAACATCAGCTCCAAGATTCTAGCTTTTGCCTTTGGCCTCTCGGCCGAGATTGAGCGCAACCTGATTTCGCAGCGCACCAAAGAGGCGCTGGCCCGCAAAAAGGCCGAAGGCGTAGTGCTGGGCCGGCCAAAGGGCAGCAAGTCGAGCCGACACAAATTGAGCGGCAAAGACGATAAAATCAAGCAGTTGCTGCTCGATGGTATTTCAATATCAGGTATTGGGCGCATCACGAAAACCCACCGATTGACGGTGGCTGCACATATTATGAATACGCCCGAACTGCTTAAAATCCGGCCATTAGGGTCCGAGTTGAAAGCCGCTTTACGGTCCGTTGCGTGA